The proteins below are encoded in one region of Haloarcula marismortui ATCC 43049:
- the npdG gene encoding NADPH-dependent F420 reductase, which yields MELAILGGTGDIGEGLAMRFASDTDHTITIGSRDAAKATERASTYEERLSEHGVETGINGTDNSSAAAGADVVILAIPPHHVGDTVEALAEDDVLSDQLLISPAVGMNGDGDGLHYRPPSTGSVTEFVAERAPESVPVAGAFHNLAADRLADLEATLDVDTLVVADDPTISERVVALTADLAGVRPIPAGPLSNATEVESLTPLLINIARYNEDMHDVGVSFT from the coding sequence ATGGAGTTAGCAATACTGGGCGGTACTGGTGACATCGGTGAGGGGCTCGCAATGCGGTTTGCCTCGGACACGGACCACACGATTACGATCGGCTCGCGGGACGCTGCGAAAGCCACCGAGCGAGCGAGCACGTACGAAGAACGACTGTCCGAGCACGGCGTCGAGACTGGAATCAACGGGACAGACAACAGTAGCGCTGCGGCCGGTGCAGACGTGGTTATCCTGGCTATTCCGCCACACCACGTCGGCGATACAGTTGAAGCACTGGCAGAAGATGACGTGCTCTCAGACCAACTGCTCATTAGCCCCGCCGTCGGAATGAACGGCGATGGGGATGGACTTCACTACCGACCACCGTCGACAGGGAGCGTTACTGAGTTTGTCGCGGAGCGAGCCCCTGAATCTGTTCCAGTGGCCGGCGCGTTCCACAACCTTGCAGCGGACCGGCTGGCAGATCTAGAGGCCACGCTCGATGTAGATACGCTGGTGGTCGCGGACGACCCGACGATCAGCGAGCGAGTCGTGGCGCTAACTGCTGACCTCGCAGGTGTCCGGCCTATCCCTGCTGGGCCGCTATCGAACGCTACGGAGGTCGAGAGTCTGACGCCCTTGCTCATCAATATCGCTCGATACAACGAGGATATGCACGATGTCGGTGTGAGCTTTACGTAG
- a CDS encoding IclR family transcriptional regulator gives MTGQDTIESAGRVLDIIEALKTEQSLGVTELAERVGMPKSTVHVHLSTLKSRGYVVQDQNKAYRLSLRFLDIGMKVRERQEMYQEVAPKLNEIADETDEKAWWIVEENGKAVFLAKALGSRAIQTNSQIGQYTELYRLAGGMAILSVLPKHRRESILESYDYPLPDGRNRQELEAELDEIQDRGVAYGIDQFLEGVAGVGAPLVDNAGNAYGAISVSGPANRLDSERIENELTDLIRGISGELQVNLSYQ, from the coding sequence ATGACAGGACAAGACACAATCGAGTCCGCCGGGAGAGTGCTGGATATTATTGAAGCACTGAAAACGGAGCAGTCACTCGGCGTCACCGAACTGGCAGAGCGGGTGGGGATGCCAAAGAGTACAGTCCACGTTCATCTCTCAACTCTTAAGAGTCGAGGCTACGTCGTACAGGACCAGAACAAGGCCTATCGGCTGAGCTTACGGTTTCTGGACATCGGGATGAAAGTCCGCGAGCGACAGGAAATGTATCAGGAAGTCGCTCCGAAACTGAACGAAATAGCCGACGAAACTGATGAAAAAGCGTGGTGGATAGTCGAAGAGAACGGCAAGGCAGTCTTCCTGGCCAAAGCACTCGGCAGTCGGGCGATCCAGACAAACTCACAGATCGGCCAGTACACCGAACTGTACAGGCTGGCTGGTGGAATGGCGATCCTCTCAGTGTTGCCGAAACACCGGCGGGAATCAATCCTCGAAAGCTACGACTACCCCCTTCCGGACGGTCGAAATCGGCAAGAACTCGAAGCGGAGCTCGACGAGATTCAGGACCGTGGGGTCGCCTACGGCATTGACCAGTTCCTCGAAGGCGTAGCCGGTGTCGGGGCACCGCTGGTAGACAACGCCGGCAACGCGTACGGTGCAATCAGTGTCTCGGGCCCAGCGAACCGGTTGGACTCGGAACGCATCGAGAACGAACTGACCGACCTCATCCGTGGGATCTCCGGCGAACTACAGGTGAATCTCTCATACCAATAG
- a CDS encoding ABC transporter substrate-binding protein: protein MSSEGTSPDSSVGIDRSRRQFIAAAGAAGALGLAGCQGGSTGGEAAVTVASLNPMTGPFSSLGPGQRTGAELAVTEINNNDDYDFEFELVTGDTETEAGAAQSEAQRVVQEDGAEFVFGAISSSVALGLNDFAAQSEHIYFPGGAAVPITGSACNEWVFRFETNTAQIAEAISSYSVNNLGNNVWFHYADYAYGDSVYNRTSRRMESASDDYTEVGTSTSELGASNYGSFITQISNSDADVVVLGMTGGDLVNFTNQAADQGLTDQIAVVGPTQTFQSVRAGTGANSVGTFGGARYDPSLETGDNQAFVEAYSSENDRQPGNFARVGYDSMRLMAKGMHEAGSTEPGDVRDALEGGTFTTVLGDITLRESDHQATNPTWMAEIVEGDGGSADVELLEQVPGSETLPPASDLGCEM, encoded by the coding sequence ATGTCGAGCGAAGGTACCTCACCAGACAGTAGTGTGGGAATCGACCGTTCACGGAGACAGTTCATTGCCGCTGCCGGGGCAGCCGGCGCGCTTGGGCTCGCCGGCTGTCAAGGCGGGTCAACAGGCGGCGAGGCGGCAGTGACTGTTGCGAGCCTGAACCCAATGACTGGCCCGTTCAGTTCTCTTGGACCGGGCCAGCGTACCGGGGCCGAACTCGCTGTAACGGAGATAAACAACAACGACGACTACGACTTCGAGTTCGAGCTAGTGACGGGCGATACAGAAACCGAGGCCGGCGCTGCACAGTCTGAGGCACAGCGCGTCGTTCAGGAAGACGGGGCGGAGTTCGTATTCGGTGCGATTTCCAGCTCCGTGGCGCTCGGGCTGAATGACTTTGCCGCTCAGTCGGAGCACATCTACTTCCCCGGTGGTGCAGCCGTTCCGATCACTGGGTCTGCCTGCAACGAATGGGTGTTCCGCTTTGAAACGAACACTGCACAGATTGCCGAGGCGATATCGTCGTATTCAGTCAACAATCTGGGGAACAACGTCTGGTTCCACTACGCGGACTACGCGTACGGCGATTCGGTGTACAACCGCACGAGCAGGCGTATGGAAAGTGCCAGCGACGACTACACCGAGGTCGGGACATCAACGTCGGAGCTGGGTGCAAGCAACTACGGCTCGTTCATCACGCAGATCAGCAACTCCGACGCTGACGTGGTCGTACTGGGGATGACTGGTGGTGATCTGGTGAACTTCACCAATCAGGCCGCGGACCAGGGTCTCACCGACCAGATCGCTGTTGTCGGGCCGACCCAGACGTTCCAGAGTGTCCGTGCCGGGACTGGGGCAAACAGCGTCGGCACATTCGGCGGCGCTCGGTACGACCCCTCGCTCGAAACGGGAGACAATCAGGCGTTCGTTGAGGCCTACTCCAGCGAGAACGACAGGCAGCCCGGCAACTTCGCCCGCGTCGGCTATGACTCGATGCGGCTGATGGCCAAGGGAATGCACGAGGCTGGGAGCACCGAACCGGGGGATGTCCGAGACGCTCTGGAAGGTGGCACGTTCACGACAGTACTGGGGGACATTACGCTTCGGGAGAGCGACCATCAGGCCACGAATCCGACGTGGATGGCTGAAATCGTCGAAGGCGATGGTGGTTCAGCGGACGTCGAACTCCTCGAGCAGGTCCCGGGTTCGGAGACGCTGCCACCAGCCAGTGACCTCGGCTGTGAGATGTAG
- a CDS encoding ABC transporter permease yields the protein MVAADFIEQLLNGLTLGMVYVLLAAGLSVIFGVMDVINFSHGELFALGAYFALSIIAPFGAGTGFWIAIVVAPVVVGLIGAAIERTTVRPLYGRDPLYHILLTFGLVLVINDAIRLIWGTQQRQLAVPEYLSQPISILGVQVSVYNYFMIVFAALLAVVTWYLLNRTKYGMIIRAGSQDREMVRNVGIDIDQYYTLVFGVGAALAAVAGIVLGGYQNVNTGMGNSVIIPAFVVVVLGGLGSFRGAVFGGLLVGVVQTLMRAYSGTVLATFGDTTLTVPNLEGLTVYLLMIAVLLVKPQGLFGTRGEESDGEGEILVGGYGGILADSTRVRLGGVAVVALALAPVAILLMGNQYYLVVLNEILIWAIFALSLDIVMGYAGLVPLGHTMFYGVGAYTAALVMLHYSQSVFVVLLGAILLCAILAWIVGSLSIRVSGVYFAMITLAFAELLYSAVFKFDFTGGSDGLLGFEAFIGLGSLGASLSNIEFGLLGYEIGQQFVFYYLALLIAVLSFLFARRMMNAPFGSVLQSIRESEERAEFIGYDVNRYKRRAFVISGGMAGLAGGLLAVSPSTVIVSPDQTLNWIHSGEVIVIALFGGMGTLYGPMIGSGVFFGAEEFLSSYTDQWRLIIGTMFILFVLFVPRGIVSIPSLVAQRLETANNADGSVDMDEPEVRSDD from the coding sequence ATGGTTGCTGCCGACTTCATCGAACAACTGCTGAATGGCCTCACCCTGGGGATGGTGTATGTCCTGCTAGCCGCCGGACTGTCAGTCATCTTCGGCGTCATGGACGTGATCAACTTCTCCCATGGCGAACTGTTCGCACTCGGTGCGTATTTCGCTCTGAGCATCATTGCGCCGTTCGGTGCGGGGACCGGGTTCTGGATCGCGATAGTGGTTGCACCGGTCGTCGTCGGTCTCATCGGTGCCGCCATCGAGCGAACAACTGTCCGGCCGCTGTATGGCCGCGACCCGCTGTATCATATTCTCCTGACGTTCGGACTTGTACTCGTCATCAATGACGCGATCCGTCTTATCTGGGGGACACAGCAACGGCAGCTAGCTGTCCCGGAGTACCTGAGCCAGCCAATATCCATACTGGGTGTCCAGGTGTCTGTGTATAATTATTTCATGATCGTTTTCGCAGCGTTGCTCGCGGTAGTGACGTGGTACCTGCTGAACCGGACAAAGTACGGGATGATCATCCGTGCCGGGTCGCAGGACCGCGAAATGGTTCGGAACGTCGGCATTGACATCGACCAGTACTACACGCTGGTCTTCGGTGTCGGTGCGGCGCTCGCCGCCGTCGCCGGGATTGTCCTTGGCGGCTACCAGAACGTGAACACCGGCATGGGGAACAGCGTCATTATTCCGGCATTCGTTGTGGTCGTCCTCGGTGGGCTCGGTAGCTTCAGAGGGGCCGTCTTCGGTGGGTTGCTCGTCGGTGTCGTCCAGACGCTGATGCGAGCCTACAGTGGGACTGTCTTGGCCACGTTTGGTGACACAACGCTGACCGTCCCCAATCTGGAGGGGTTGACCGTGTACCTGCTTATGATTGCGGTGTTGCTCGTGAAACCGCAAGGACTGTTCGGAACGCGAGGTGAAGAGTCAGACGGCGAAGGCGAGATTCTCGTCGGCGGGTACGGCGGGATACTGGCAGACAGCACACGGGTACGGCTCGGCGGTGTCGCTGTTGTCGCGCTTGCACTCGCCCCAGTCGCGATTCTGCTCATGGGCAATCAGTACTACCTTGTCGTCCTCAACGAGATCCTCATCTGGGCCATCTTCGCACTGAGTCTGGATATCGTGATGGGCTATGCCGGACTGGTCCCGCTCGGCCACACGATGTTCTACGGCGTCGGCGCATACACCGCTGCGCTCGTCATGCTGCACTACTCGCAGTCGGTTTTTGTCGTGTTACTCGGGGCGATTCTCCTCTGTGCTATCCTGGCCTGGATCGTCGGCAGCCTCTCTATCCGGGTGTCCGGCGTGTACTTCGCGATGATTACGCTGGCGTTTGCGGAGTTGCTCTACAGCGCTGTGTTCAAGTTCGACTTCACCGGCGGGAGCGACGGCTTGCTCGGCTTTGAGGCGTTCATCGGACTCGGTAGCCTCGGGGCGTCACTCTCGAATATCGAGTTCGGGCTCCTCGGGTACGAAATCGGCCAACAGTTCGTGTTCTACTATCTGGCCCTGCTCATTGCGGTACTCTCGTTCCTGTTCGCTCGGCGCATGATGAACGCGCCCTTCGGCAGCGTCTTGCAGTCGATCCGGGAAAGCGAAGAACGGGCGGAGTTCATCGGGTACGACGTCAACAGATACAAACGCCGAGCGTTTGTCATCAGCGGCGGCATGGCTGGACTGGCCGGCGGCCTGCTCGCAGTCAGTCCGTCGACTGTCATCGTTTCGCCGGACCAGACCCTCAACTGGATTCACTCGGGAGAAGTCATCGTCATTGCGCTGTTCGGTGGAATGGGGACACTGTACGGTCCCATGATAGGCTCCGGTGTCTTCTTCGGTGCCGAGGAGTTCCTCTCGTCGTACACCGACCAGTGGCGGCTTATCATCGGGACGATGTTTATCCTGTTCGTGCTGTTCGTCCCACGCGGTATCGTATCGATTCCGTCTCTCGTCGCACAGCGACTGGAGACGGCCAACAACGCGGATGGGTCCGTAGATATGGATGAGCCGGAAGTGAGAAGCGATGACTGA
- a CDS encoding NAD-dependent succinate-semialdehyde dehydrogenase codes for MDAVNPATGERLNVYDPDDDEAVERKLDRATSTFEDWREVPLRKREQLLVNAGEVLRENKQRYAELMTREMGKPITQAVAEVEKCAWACDHYAEYAHKYLSEEHHPSPPGTEVKTVHDPLGPVLAVMPWNYPFWQVIRFAAPYLTAGNVGLLKHASNVPGCALALEEVFAEAGYPDGAFQTLMVGSSNVDGILADDRVRAATLTGSGPAGRAVAETAGKHLKKTVLELGGSDPFIVLDDADLDAALETGVQARTLNGGQSCIAAKRFIVHTDVYDEYVDRLVAAFEDLTVGDPMSDETDVGPQADPDLMAELHDQVQASVDAGATLLTGGEPLDRTGAFYPPTVLTDVPSGCPADTEETFGPVATVYEVADAEEAIAVANDTRFGLGASLWTADRERGQRLARDISAGCVYINEMTKSDPRVPFGGIKDAGYGRELSEMGIKEFVNKKTVWVE; via the coding sequence ATGGATGCAGTCAACCCAGCTACGGGCGAGCGGCTAAACGTGTACGACCCTGATGACGACGAGGCAGTCGAACGGAAACTGGACCGTGCCACGTCGACGTTCGAGGACTGGCGTGAGGTCCCATTGCGCAAGCGCGAGCAATTGCTGGTAAACGCCGGTGAGGTTCTACGAGAGAACAAACAGCGGTACGCTGAACTGATGACCCGGGAGATGGGGAAACCAATCACGCAAGCCGTCGCTGAAGTCGAAAAGTGTGCCTGGGCGTGTGACCATTACGCCGAATACGCACACAAGTATCTCTCCGAGGAGCACCACCCCAGTCCACCGGGGACAGAGGTAAAGACAGTCCATGACCCGCTCGGACCAGTGCTTGCAGTGATGCCCTGGAACTACCCCTTCTGGCAGGTCATTCGCTTTGCTGCACCCTATCTCACTGCCGGCAACGTTGGCCTCCTCAAACACGCCTCAAACGTCCCCGGCTGTGCGCTCGCACTTGAGGAAGTGTTTGCTGAAGCCGGCTATCCTGACGGCGCGTTCCAGACGCTGATGGTTGGCTCCAGTAACGTTGACGGCATCCTCGCAGACGACCGTGTCCGTGCGGCGACGTTGACCGGAAGTGGCCCTGCTGGCCGTGCCGTCGCCGAAACCGCCGGCAAACACCTGAAAAAGACCGTACTGGAACTCGGTGGGTCTGACCCGTTTATCGTCCTTGACGACGCAGACCTCGATGCGGCCCTCGAAACTGGGGTGCAAGCACGGACGCTGAACGGTGGCCAATCGTGTATCGCCGCCAAGCGCTTTATTGTTCACACAGACGTCTACGATGAGTACGTTGATCGACTCGTCGCTGCCTTCGAAGACCTCACTGTCGGCGACCCGATGTCCGACGAAACTGATGTCGGTCCACAGGCCGACCCTGACCTCATGGCCGAACTCCACGACCAGGTACAGGCCAGCGTCGACGCCGGAGCAACGCTGTTGACCGGGGGCGAGCCGCTTGACCGGACCGGCGCGTTCTACCCACCGACAGTACTGACTGATGTCCCTTCAGGATGCCCTGCCGACACAGAGGAGACGTTCGGACCAGTGGCGACCGTCTACGAGGTTGCCGATGCGGAGGAAGCAATCGCAGTCGCAAACGACACCCGGTTTGGCCTTGGTGCAAGCCTCTGGACAGCGGACCGAGAACGCGGCCAGCGGCTGGCACGAGATATTTCCGCGGGCTGTGTCTACATCAACGAGATGACCAAATCCGACCCGCGAGTCCCGTTCGGCGGCATCAAGGACGCCGGCTACGGCCGTGAACTCTCGGAGATGGGAATCAAAGAGTTCGTCAACAAAAAGACGGTCTGGGTCGAATAA
- a CDS encoding ABC transporter ATP-binding protein, whose translation MTETVLETDGLTKRFGKLTAVDDVSLSVADGEFRSVIGPNGAGKTTTFNLITGALSPSEGVVRFKGEDITNVAPHERVGRGLGRSFQITNVFGGLTVRENVRLAAQSVHSDEINPGEALFRDKNGFDEITEQTGTVLEQIGLRDRADEHAEALAYGDQRRLELGLVLATDPDLIMLDEPTAGMSSEETQATMNLIDDVLSDRSLMLIEHDIDLVMRVSDRITVLTRGEELASGTPEEIANNEDVRDAYLGGVRE comes from the coding sequence ATGACTGAGACTGTACTCGAAACGGATGGACTGACGAAGCGGTTCGGCAAGCTCACCGCTGTTGACGACGTGTCACTGTCGGTTGCGGATGGTGAGTTCAGGAGCGTTATCGGGCCAAACGGGGCCGGGAAGACAACGACGTTTAATCTCATCACTGGCGCACTATCGCCGTCAGAAGGCGTCGTTCGGTTCAAGGGTGAAGATATTACTAACGTCGCGCCACACGAACGGGTCGGCCGCGGACTGGGGCGGTCGTTCCAGATTACGAATGTTTTCGGCGGCCTCACCGTTCGAGAAAATGTGCGTCTGGCAGCCCAGTCCGTCCACAGTGACGAGATCAACCCCGGCGAGGCACTGTTCCGTGACAAGAACGGATTCGACGAGATCACGGAGCAAACTGGGACGGTACTGGAGCAGATCGGCCTTCGAGACCGGGCTGACGAGCACGCAGAGGCACTGGCATACGGCGACCAGCGCCGACTTGAACTGGGTCTCGTACTGGCGACAGACCCTGATCTCATCATGCTTGATGAACCAACTGCCGGAATGAGTAGCGAGGAAACACAGGCCACAATGAACCTTATCGATGACGTCCTCTCAGACCGGTCGCTGATGCTCATCGAACACGATATCGACCTTGTGATGCGTGTCTCGGACCGGATTACCGTCCTTACTCGCGGTGAAGAACTCGCAAGCGGGACACCCGAAGAGATCGCAAACAACGAGGATGTCCGCGATGCGTACCTCGGTGGTGTTCGAGAATGA
- a CDS encoding EthD family reductase, whose product MMYKHVALLVRQDDMSHEEFVDYWQANHTPIAKDIEGVVRYQQVLPTEPAHAEFDGLAELYFETLEDLHEALGSPGSRDYDPTKEIAAKAREDVNNFLAVEERPRIIGEEIVQKDEVDGDTDGLYKHSAFLVRQDDMTHEEFVDYWQTNHTPIAREIEGVVKYNTVIPTDPENAEFDGVAELYFDDIEKLYDALGSEGLRDYAPDRGKAKAAREDVNNFLAIDERPRFIGQEQLVKDEG is encoded by the coding sequence ATGATGTACAAGCATGTAGCCCTGTTAGTCAGACAGGACGATATGTCTCACGAGGAGTTCGTTGATTACTGGCAGGCCAATCACACGCCGATTGCAAAGGACATCGAGGGCGTGGTTCGCTATCAACAAGTCCTGCCAACAGAACCAGCACACGCCGAGTTTGACGGATTGGCGGAACTGTACTTCGAGACGCTTGAGGACCTGCACGAGGCACTGGGTAGCCCCGGCTCCCGGGACTATGACCCCACCAAGGAGATCGCCGCAAAGGCCCGCGAGGACGTGAACAACTTCCTCGCTGTCGAGGAACGACCGCGTATTATCGGCGAAGAGATCGTCCAGAAAGACGAGGTCGACGGCGACACTGACGGTCTCTACAAGCACTCGGCGTTTCTCGTCCGACAGGACGACATGACCCATGAGGAGTTCGTCGACTACTGGCAGACCAACCATACGCCGATTGCCCGCGAAATCGAGGGCGTCGTCAAGTACAACACGGTCATCCCAACAGACCCCGAGAACGCCGAGTTCGACGGTGTCGCCGAACTCTATTTCGACGACATTGAGAAGCTATACGACGCTCTCGGTAGCGAAGGCTTACGGGACTACGCACCGGACAGAGGCAAAGCGAAAGCGGCCCGCGAGGACGTGAATAACTTCCTGGCTATCGACGAGCGGCCCCGGTTTATCGGACAGGAACAGCTCGTCAAGGACGAGGGGTAG
- a CDS encoding ABC transporter ATP-binding protein yields the protein MTDPLLSLEDVRAGYGMTEVLQGVSMDVERGSVVSLVGRNGVGKTTTLRSIVGNITPNGGSVTFNGEDITTLTSETTIRRGIGFVPEERRIFPELTVRENIRMGEIGSESPEGPSVDDVLDMFENLAEREHRDGSVLSGGEQQMLAVGRALTADPDLLLLDEPTEGLAPYVVRQIEDLIRELNEQGITVLVVEQNIPVALEVSEYTYILEKGKIVHEGTAAEIQDDEEVLDRHLGVGVTD from the coding sequence ATGACCGACCCACTGCTCTCTCTTGAAGATGTTCGGGCCGGGTACGGGATGACTGAGGTACTACAGGGCGTCTCAATGGATGTCGAACGCGGAAGCGTTGTGTCGCTGGTCGGGCGAAACGGGGTCGGCAAAACAACGACGCTCCGGTCGATTGTCGGCAACATCACCCCGAACGGAGGGTCAGTAACGTTCAACGGCGAGGACATCACGACACTCACTTCCGAGACGACGATCCGGCGCGGTATCGGGTTCGTTCCCGAAGAGCGGCGGATCTTCCCCGAACTGACCGTCCGAGAGAACATCAGAATGGGTGAGATCGGTTCCGAGTCACCTGAGGGGCCGTCAGTTGACGACGTACTGGATATGTTCGAGAACCTTGCAGAGCGCGAACACAGAGACGGGTCGGTCCTTTCGGGTGGCGAACAGCAGATGCTCGCAGTCGGTCGTGCCCTGACTGCCGACCCGGATCTGTTGTTGCTTGATGAACCGACCGAAGGACTCGCACCATATGTCGTCCGGCAGATAGAGGACCTCATCCGTGAGCTGAACGAGCAAGGCATCACAGTACTCGTCGTTGAGCAGAACATCCCGGTTGCACTGGAGGTCTCGGAGTATACGTACATCCTCGAAAAGGGCAAGATAGTCCACGAGGGAACTGCGGCGGAGATCCAGGATGACGAGGAAGTACTCGACAGACACCTCGGCGTCGGTGTCACTGACTGA
- a CDS encoding HD domain-containing protein yields the protein MPDYEEQVTQAFPELDYISSDDLRSKVVEAWTLALDRGGWRDIMDIPYAWNIHEVTNVRHVRGVTKIARESAIEQQEFHGADPDIDVIVAATLLHDVGKCYEYVDFVEDEKLLDPDPRYATEEIPHSLSGYALAHEVGCPLAVQRAIPHFIGEIPTRTLEAELVKSANSASSNAITQSTMGITLQEWVDEYSQT from the coding sequence ATGCCCGATTACGAGGAGCAGGTCACGCAGGCGTTCCCGGAACTCGATTACATCTCATCGGACGACCTTCGTAGCAAAGTCGTCGAAGCGTGGACACTCGCGCTCGACCGAGGCGGCTGGCGCGACATTATGGACATTCCCTATGCGTGGAATATCCACGAGGTAACCAACGTCAGGCACGTCCGCGGTGTCACCAAAATTGCGCGGGAATCCGCTATCGAACAGCAGGAGTTCCACGGAGCCGACCCCGATATCGACGTCATCGTCGCGGCGACATTACTCCACGATGTCGGAAAGTGCTATGAGTACGTTGACTTTGTCGAGGACGAGAAGCTACTCGACCCAGACCCAAGATACGCAACCGAAGAGATCCCACACTCCCTGTCGGGCTATGCGCTTGCTCACGAAGTCGGCTGTCCGCTGGCGGTCCAGCGAGCGATTCCGCACTTTATCGGCGAGATTCCGACGCGGACACTGGAGGCCGAACTCGTCAAGAGTGCAAACTCCGCGTCCTCGAACGCGATTACGCAGTCAACGATGGGTATCACATTGCAGGAATGGGTTGATGAGTACTCCCAGACGTAG